Part of the Syntrophorhabdales bacterium genome is shown below.
GCCGTGTTGGCTGAGCCTATGGCTACTCCCGCGGCCATGCCCACTGCTGCACCGGCAACTGCAGCGCCTGCCGTGGACCAGCCTGATGATGACGAGCAGTTGTAGCATGATCCGTAGCTGGCTACCACAACAGGAGGATGGTAGGCGGGGACATATGCAGGAGGTGGGGGCGGGTGGTAAGCACCGTACGCCGCGCCGTAATGGGCCGTCGCCGTGGAGTGGCCATACATATTGGTATGCTCAGTGCCATATCCGTACTTGTGCTCAGTGCTGCCACCGTAGACGTTGGTGTGCTCGGTCCCGCCACCACCGTACTTATGCGCGGTGCTCGTACCGAAGGCACTCTGATGCTCAAAGCCTTCCCCTTTCTCACGCGCAGAACTGCCACCGAAGGCGTTCGCATGCGACCAGGCCGAAACTTGACCGGATGAGAACGCAAGAACCAGAACGCTGGCCAGGAGAGCGATAATCTTTTTCATGACGACTGTACCTCCTTACTTCCCCTGTGGCTTGGCCTTTGGCTTAGCTTTTGGTTTGGTCTGAGGCTGTAATCCTTGAGGTGGCGTATCCGGTCGCGCAAAAGGGATTTGCATCACGCTTCCCATAGCCCCCAGGGAGAAATCCTCGGCAGAGACCGGGACATCGAGTTGCCAGTCGGAGAGGTCAAGCTGGTGGCGCAACCTCGACAGATCATACCGGTACATGGCGCGCAGCCTACGGGGAAGCTTATCTTCGGTGCCGACCCACGCCTGTACGAAGACATCATCATTGACGTAGGCGATCATGTCCGTGGTGACCCCGCCCACGACATTTGATTGACCGATGTAGAAAGCAAGCTTCAGCCCTTCGGTGATATCCTTGTAAGGATCGGCGACAACCACATCCGCAAATGGATAATAGATGGCGGCGACCTCGAAAGCTTTTTTCAGCGCAGCGTCGATTGTGGGTGGAGCATCAATGACAGCGACGAGTTTCTCGACGGGCGCATAAGCCACCATTTGCCTGCCATCATAGTAGAACTCTGATGCCGGGCCGTCACCCGGCGTGATCACCCGCAGTTTATCCGGCCGCTGCATTGTCACTTCAGACTTGGTCGTGTAAACCAGCGGCGGGCCGAGGCGGCTCGGATGCTCGTAGGCAACCACTGCGGTGAAGCGCATGCTCTTCGCAGCTGCAAGACGGTCGCACGCAGCCTTGATGATCTCCATGGCCTTGGGCTCAAGCACCATAGGGGCAGTCTGCTGTCTCGCCTGCGTTTTCTTGGGAGGCTTTGACGTCTTGGTTGTTTTCTTTGGCTGCTGGGCATAGCTGCTCACGGTGAGGATGAGCGTGAGCACACATGAGAGACAGACCAGGGCCAGCCTCTTGGGGAATCCGTCTCTCCTCACACG
Proteins encoded:
- a CDS encoding DUF2092 domain-containing protein, yielding MTTEARTDTDPRQADGRVRRDGFPKRLALVCLSCVLTLILTVSSYAQQPKKTTKTSKPPKKTQARQQTAPMVLEPKAMEIIKAACDRLAAAKSMRFTAVVAYEHPSRLGPPLVYTTKSEVTMQRPDKLRVITPGDGPASEFYYDGRQMVAYAPVEKLVAVIDAPPTIDAALKKAFEVAAIYYPFADVVVADPYKDITEGLKLAFYIGQSNVVGGVTTDMIAYVNDDVFVQAWVGTEDKLPRRLRAMYRYDLSRLRHQLDLSDWQLDVPVSAEDFSLGAMGSVMQIPFARPDTPPQGLQPQTKPKAKPKAKPQGK